TCATAAATACCACCTTATAAATACTATGAATTAACTTTCTTTCTGAATAATAAGTTAGTTATTGTTCCTAATACTAATGCTTGAATAAAAGAAATTACTAATATCCCAATCACTGCTCTTTTAGTAAAATCATGTAATTGACACATATAAAATATGGCTGCCGTTACAGAAAATATCATATAGTCAATTTTTCTAAACCTCATTATCTCACACCCTTTTGTAATCGATTAAACTTCAATATTCTTTTTCATTTTTACTGCTAATAGTTCTTTTCCTGACCAACTTAACTTGATATTTTCTAACCTTTCAAAACCATTTTTAAGCCAGAAACTTAAAACTTTTTCATTATAGTCATATACAACATCAATTCGTATATCATTAACTTTGTTTCTTTTCAAATATTCTTCTAATCCTAAATATACTTCTTTCCCATAGACCCTATTTTTATATTCATCATGTATCATAAGTAATGATAAATAGCTTTCTTTATTTACAGAGAAATCCATTAACCCTATAATTTCTAATGTTTCTTTATGAACAATTTTACATGAATAAAACCCTACCTGCCTCATGCCTTGTATTTCATTTTCTAACCATTCCATATCTACTTTTTCTTTATCCATATGAGCTAGAAGAAATTTATTATTTGAATTATATACCTCAATGATAGATATTAAGTCTTTATCATGTATAAAGTCCACATATACTCTTCATGTTTCAAATATCATATAAACGGCCTCATCTCTATTTACATTTTTTCATAGATCTATTTAATTTACTAAAATTATAGTATAACAACATGGTAATTTTTACAAATTACATTTTGACCACAAAATACTTTCCTCATAACGAAGAAAGTATTTTAAAATCTTTCTTAACTAACATAGGCTTCTCATCATCCTTTTTATCTTTCTTAGGATGATAAGAAGCCTATGTTGACTAAAATCATTTTGACCAAACTATAGCTCCATTAAATCCATAACCATCATTAGCTAATAAAATCTCATGGGTATTGCCATTACAATCTTTCCACTTAATCTTTTCTGATGGTATTCCACATGGTAAATATGTTTCAATATAGATGACCTTATTTCTTACTTCTTCTAATTCATGTATAACTTCTTTTTCAATAAATTCACCAGTTTCACCATTAAACTCTATCTTTATTAGTTGAAAATCATATATACTTCCAGTAACTTGAGCTTTAAAAAACTCTCCACTACCTATACCTTTTATCTGTAATTCTTCATAATCCTCAACTAAATTATCATTATTAGAGCCTATAATAGATACACATTGTGCTGGGATACTTGCATCATTTAAAATATATCTCACTGTTTTTCCATTAACATCTATGACTTTTAACTCTTTCTGTCCATTAGAATTCCCTTGCTCTAGCTGCTTTTTCAAATTACTTATTTGATTTTCTAGTTGTTGAATTTGTGTATTTGCGTTATCTAATTTATTTTCTAATTTATTTATAGTTACTTCATAATTTTCATTATCTATAGGATCTCCATATCCACTAAATGCCGTTAACATTACAACAATAAGTACAACAACTACTAACATATATTTCTTCATAAAATCACCCCTGCTTTTCTTTCAGTTGAAGACTTTATTATTCTTTCAAATACTTCTATACGTATTTAATTATCATTCTTTTCATCTATTGATTTCATATATTCATATTTCCAGCGTCTATGATTCTTATCATCAGCTGAAGTCATCTTCGTAGTAATTCTTAACTCTACATCATCTAATCCATTTTCTTTTTTATAATCTTCAAAGGCACTTTCCACCATTTCAAGGGTTCTTCCCTTTTCTGGTACTTCTATATCTTTAAATTTATGATCTGAACTTTCATAATTATAAACATGTATTATGGCCATTGATTTATCAATCTTTTTTATACTTCTATTTAAGTTATAAACAACTCCGCCTATAGCCATCAAACAAATTATTATTATCCATATGGCCTTTTTTGCTCTTACTAATTTCATAACTTTGCTCCTCATATTTCTTTATGTAGTTTGGTAACTGTGACTTTTTTAGCCCTTATAAAGCCTGAAGTTCCTAGAGATGAATATATATGACAGTTCATAGTGTTTTGAGCATCTATTTTTATTTCCAAATCTAATATAATACACGTAATGCCTAATAATTCTCCTTCTAACTTAAAATCTACAACATCCTCAAATATTATTTTTACGTAGTATTCATTAAATTCCTTTGGAATAGTAACCATCTTTATTAATAACTCTATCTTAGAACCACTTATATTAATTTTTTCCATATAATCATCATGAAAATCTGGCCAATATCCATAATCTTTTATAATATCATCTGACCCTTGAATATAATCCATCCTATCATCCCTCTTTTATCACTATAATTTTAATAGACCACATTTTCTTTTGTATCATATTTTCTTCGGTCTTCTGTTATATCTGTTAACCATCTATCTAGTGTCTCTTTGTAAAAATAATATTTATCCCCTACTTGAAAGTATGGCAACATTTCTCCTGTGAAAGTTTTGTATTTTTCTAGCTGATATTTTTCTATAGTTATAAGTCTCTTTATTTCTGATTCATTCATATTTAAGTATTCAGTTGCTTCATTCATATCTAGAACACCTTCATACCTATTATTAATTCTTTCATTATTTAAAGAGGTGTCAGTATTTAGATTAACTATATATCCCTGTATGATGATTCCTATGGATATAATCAAGCATCCAAATAAAATATTATAATTGATTTTCATTATTCTTCCCCCATGCTCTAATATAAAAACTAAAGATTACTCTTTAGTTTCTTCTTATAAAACGTCCTTCCATGTCTAGATTGGCAACTCATTTCTATTTATCTAATTTCTCATTAAGTATACTCATAATAATTTGGTTATGATACTTTCCATCTCTATACAATCTGTTTCTTAAAACTCCCTCTTGTTCAAATCCACACTCTTCATAACATTTAATTCCTCTTTCATTGAAAGAATGTACTTTTAAATGTACACAATATAAATTCAAATTATTAAAAGCATAATCTATTAGCTTTTTTATAACTCTTTTCCCATAACCTTTACTCCAATAATCCTTTTCCCCAATTAATATTTCTAACTCACAATTAGAATTTATCCAATCAATACTATTTAATGCACATTTACCTATAGTTATTCCATTTTCTAGTTCTATCATAAACTCTTTATTTTT
This window of the Anaeromicrobium sediminis genome carries:
- a CDS encoding GNAT family N-acetyltransferase; its protein translation is MDFIHDKDLISIIEVYNSNNKFLLAHMDKEKVDMEWLENEIQGMRQVGFYSCKIVHKETLEIIGLMDFSVNKESYLSLLMIHDEYKNRVYGKEVYLGLEEYLKRNKVNDIRIDVVYDYNEKVLSFWLKNGFERLENIKLSWSGKELLAVKMKKNIEV
- a CDS encoding GNAT family N-acetyltransferase; translation: MIIGEGFILRNIVEEDYKRIYEWFQDEELRYYYSIRNTLIRYNQIKERLEHIDYNKNKEFMIELENGITIGKCALNSIDWINSNCELEILIGEKDYWSKGYGKRVIKKLIDYAFNNLNLYCVHLKVHSFNERGIKCYEECGFEQEGVLRNRLYRDGKYHNQIIMSILNEKLDK
- a CDS encoding Imm50 family immunity protein, whose translation is MDYIQGSDDIIKDYGYWPDFHDDYMEKINISGSKIELLIKMVTIPKEFNEYYVKIIFEDVVDFKLEGELLGITCIILDLEIKIDAQNTMNCHIYSSLGTSGFIRAKKVTVTKLHKEI
- a CDS encoding MerR family transcriptional regulator; this translates as MKINYNILFGCLIISIGIIIQGYIVNLNTDTSLNNERINNRYEGVLDMNEATEYLNMNESEIKRLITIEKYQLEKYKTFTGEMLPYFQVGDKYYFYKETLDRWLTDITEDRRKYDTKENVVY
- a CDS encoding coiled-coil domain-containing protein, whose amino-acid sequence is MKKYMLVVVVLIVVMLTAFSGYGDPIDNENYEVTINKLENKLDNANTQIQQLENQISNLKKQLEQGNSNGQKELKVIDVNGKTVRYILNDASIPAQCVSIIGSNNDNLVEDYEELQIKGIGSGEFFKAQVTGSIYDFQLIKIEFNGETGEFIEKEVIHELEEVRNKVIYIETYLPCGIPSEKIKWKDCNGNTHEILLANDGYGFNGAIVWSK